The Setaria viridis chromosome 6, Setaria_viridis_v4.0, whole genome shotgun sequence genome includes the window GCAAGCAAAGCTTCTAATCCCTTAGTTGGAATTCCTCAACGAGAAAGGAGCACAAGCTGAGCGCTGACTGTTGTCAGAGAGTTTCCTGGGTACACTTGTGCAAGAAACAGGGTAGGTTTGGATTCAAGGTCGTTTTACCAATAGACATGGCTCTTGCTCTTTTTGGCCTGCTTACAATTGCATGATTCTGGCTCCTACTACGACCTCATTGTATTTCATACTATGGATTACTATTTTAGAAATTTGTGGCTCCTGTAATTTATATATTTGTCAGTTTCTGATTCTACTTGCTGATTTACAGAAACTTACCGCTATGTACGTGGAGAATGCCTATGCATTGAAGATTAATGAGGCTTTAGCTTAAAAGATTAATACACAACCAGGGATTAATTCAAGGCATGGTGACAATTATCTTGGAGTTGGACCGTGTGTGTTTTGCTTGACCCAATTTTAGGTTTATTGGTCAACATCTTGGTTTTGCGTTCGTATCAACCTTTACTTGATAATAAAGTTTCTTTGTAGCTATTGTTTCGTTCAAATTTGGTGTGCCGTGCCCGTAGCAAAGCACGGGCCATTACCTAGTAGCCTCCAAATGGTAGCGTCGAGCATGGATTCATCCATTCTGCCAGCTTAGCGTAACCCCTGCATGTGAGAGTTTCAGTACCCTAGCTAGCGTAGCATGCATCAAGTACTTACAGGCAAGAGATGGTAGTACAAGTTTCGTGCATGGATGGATCGCATCATGAGTTGCTTTGTCCCTATAACTTGTAGCCAATCCAGCAGCTGTTGATTGGTCATGTAACTTGAGCTAGTACCTTGCTAGTATTCCCTCATCCAGCTACTGCTAGTAGTCCCTGGATCCTTAAATATGAGAGATCTTGTGAGTTCATTAtaagtcaaattattttaaatCTGACAAAGTTTATAAAGAAGAGTATTGGTGCCtactatttttaaaaaataaactatCAAAACATATTTCATAATAGTTCCAGTTATGCTTGTATTTGATATCAAAGTATTAATATCTACCACCACCAAATAAATAaactatcaaaatatattttttgaatAATAGATATAGTTATGTTTATAAGTTCCTTTGATATcgtataaatattattattctttttttaagtttgaaaacttaaaatagtttgacttggGAAAAATTTACAAAAATCCTTATACGTTTCAAGATGAATTTACGAATGGAGCAGCTGAGTAGCACTGTAATACGATCGGATCCAAGCATACCGTGTCCCTAGCTCGATCAAACTCTATTGACGCGCACGTCTCAGTGCAGCAACGCGCACACGTAAACCAACATATGTGTAGCGTGTAGCCGAGAATCTCACAACATTCCTTCATCGCTGGCGTATTCTTGCTGAATGACTACCGCTCGCCCCATCTCATATTAcaattcgttttggtttttctaggtatataatttttttatgcacctaaatatgtattatttttagatacatagtaaaaattatggatctagaaaagttaaaacgaattgtaatttgaGACGGAAGGAGTATAAAATAACAAGCCGTGTGTATGGATGTGTTACTGTTGCAGCCTCATTTTGCGAATGAATGTGTATTCTTCttgtccatccatccatcgatcGATCCCATCAGGACAGATAGCTATATTCTACTTACAGTAAGCTCTGGTCGAAAATAACCTATCGAGCATGTTGCTCCAGCCCGGGACGACATGGGCGGCTCGcaaaccctagcgccgccaACCTCGCTCCTCGCCCTCTCCTGCCTCGCTGCCGCCAGAGCTCTTGGGTGGAAGCCCGTGCGAGGGCAAGGACGGcagcgggggggggggagttTTCTCGCGTCGTCTCGCATAAGGGAGGTGGGTCGTGCGGCGTTGGGAAGCCGCCGGCTACCGCCGAGGCGACGGTGGTTTTGGGGCCTCCATGGCCTCATCTAGGCCCCCCGTGCCTAGATCTGGCATCCTCGTGCTgggcggctgcagctgctgcggtGGCAACAGCTCGCAGCCCCCacacgcggcggtggcggcgagcacggcgtgGGTCCACGGGGTCGCCCGCGGCAGGCGCGGCCTCGCTGCGAGACGCCAGGACGCGCCTGAGGAGGCGAGCGGgcccggcggtggaggaggcgcggtggcCCGGCGGTAGCCGCGGTGCTCGTGGAGGACAGTAATGAGAAGGTGGTGCCGGCTCGGAGGAGGCGTTGCACACAGCCTATGCGCGGGGCGACGTAGGGCGTGGTGTGAGGAGAATGACTGCATGGCAACAGAAGTGGCATGTTGCGGGCAGAGCGTGGAGGGCACCAGCGGTGGCCCGGCAGAGgtgcggcggaggcgagcggtGGCACGCTGATGATGGCTTGTGGAGGACAGCGCGGGCCACGGAGGCGCGCGGGTAGCAGCATGGTGACATGTGCGGGCTACTGGGCGCGAGGGTGCGCGGCGTAGATGCGGCTGGGAGGAGTCAGCGCGGAGAGAGATGGCCGCACGGCGGCACGAGGAGGCACGGAGGCGGCGCCACCCCCGGGAGGGCTTCTATGGCTGCGGTCCTAGGAATGCCGGGCTGTGAGCGTGTAGCTAGGGATGGGATTCTTtgggtgaaagcctttgtcggCGATCCTGCCGATGGCGATGGTGCCTGAGAGCGTCATTCTTCCCGTTGGGGGTGTCATCTTGGAGCCCCATCCCTATTGCATGGGGttctctaggtgaaaacccTATCCAGACTCTGGACGAGCGATGGCGGTGCCATTGGCGTCATCACCTCCGTGGAGGCAtcatctctagagacccatcttGGCCATGGCATTGCTGATGACGCAGTGGTCATGAGAGGCTACagccggtggcggaggcggcttGGTGTAGGATGGTGAGCTTGAAGGGGGTTGCCGAACTcacgtggaggcgatcgcagttATGGTGGTGACTAGGGATTGTCGCATGGGTGTCGGTTTTgactgcttgcagcggaccacgGTGGCTGGCGCTGCTTGGCAGCTGTCAGTGCAGCGGACTACGTTGGAGGACGGCGTTTGCAGCAATTGACATCGTGGGACGACTAGGCTTGTAGCGGATTGCAGCAGATTGCTCTGCCTTGCTCGGCGactccggtgcggtacatcgtcggaagatgGCGCAAGCAACTTCTTTGGCATGCTGGCATAGCGGCGGAGACTACGTGCGTGgatgaagcaacgagatgatGTTGACCTGCGGCTGTGGTTTGGCTGTTCGATGGTGATCTTGGGAaacggggcaacattgctcatcATTTTGATGGCAACATAAGAAACAGATCCACGACATGGAGTACTGTGGCGGATGTGGCGGGGCCCCCGCGTGCGGTGTCTTCTTGGAGGTGACgagaggtggagtccaacgacgggtgtggcgaggcccccgcgcgttTGTGCTATCGCGGTGGTAACTGCGAGGCAGCCTACGAGAGGTCCAGATCTAGTAGTTTCACTATGTCGGATGGAGTGCAGTGTTGTAGCGGCACTACGGCGAtgggtcccgcatggcggtgaccttctcggtgcggtgcagtATGTTTCTCTCGATTCCGTATCGATGTGAGGCCATGCCTTGAGGTTACGACGACTATATGAGCGGGAGAAGGTTGATAGGCGCCGCGGCAAGGCTTCGGTTTCGTGTCGATGTTCCAGTCCGACCGGGTGGAGTCCTTATTGAGGTCCGTGTCGGtgtcccaatccgaccgggTAGAGTTGTCTCGTCGAGACGAGTTGCGTGGCTTACGTCaatatcccaatccaaccggcctgAGTTGTTTGAGTTGAGTAGAGTTCGGCACGTGTTGATGCCCAATTCAACCTGCCGGTGTTGTTCtcgtgttttttcttttttattgccTGGTTATGGCCTCCTATATAGATGTAaccttgtattttttttctactaTCTATAGAAACGCACTgttgttcgttaaaaaaaaaacctatCGAGCGTTGCGCATGAACATGCAGCGCTATTGGTAGCAGGAAATACGGCAACAACTAAGTGGCAGCAGTGCGAAAACAAGGAAATTGAGAATTAGGATTGGCTTTTCGACGATTCTTTCACTCTCTCGGCTCCCCTTTGTCCCAAAACATTTCCGTCCACAAGGGATTTTTGTTTATACTAAAttgaattattacaagtttgaccaaattagaTAATAACAACATTAATATCTACCATATCAAAGACGGAAACTATTAAAGTATATATTGCATAGTGGATATAACGATGCTAATTTAATATTGTAAATATTATCATTCTTTTATTATATGAATTTAGTCAAATTTAGAATAGTTTGGCTTAGGCCAAATCTAAAATCCTAGGTTCAGTAGCTAACTAGTACTTTAGCTACAATTATGAGTACGTGAACTTGGCTTTTTCAGAAGAGAGGCACCTTAGGTGGAAAAAATAGAATTATTGATCATATTATAAATCACTATAATATTCACCCACCAAAATAGAATTATTGACCACATTAGAAATCACTATAATATTCACCCACTTCTAGCCGACTTGTTGCAACACAGCGAATCAATTTGAATCAAGAGGAATTTGTATAACGAATCAAGAGGATAGTATTTAGGACAGTAGATGAGCTTTCTGTATGCTCCAATTTTGGGGAGTAGTAACCATCCAAAAAACTCTTGGCTAATTAGTTATTGTACCAAGACAATAGATAGAAAAGTGGTTTATCATTGCTACACGATGTTAGATATCCGGTACTGATGGCTCTAACACGAGAGCCACCACTAGCCAGCTAGTTCTGTATACACTGAATCTCTCACACTTGTTAGATAGCAGTAGACCATGGCAGCCTACATCATCTTGAGAACTTGAAACTTATCTCTTATCAGATACCGTACCACCAAGTCGTTAAAATTAGAGCGTGTTTGGACGAGCtattgctaaattttaacaaATGCTAAAATTAGCTTAACTAAAGTTAGCCCTTCCACCCATGCATTAGCACTCCTATTTGAATACATGGCTAATGGATAGAGCTAAAGTATATAACATACCACTTTTGTCCCTCATCTTCATACCTCCatctttctctcctcctcttttaGTAATGCTTTTACATCTTTTTAAgataggctaaactttagcactttcaCTTATTAGCACCTACATTCAAACATGCCCTTAGACTTGCTAAGTTGGTATGGTATTTCCTTTGCTGCAGTCCCTTCACCTTGCTCCAATTGAGTTCTTTTCCTCTTTGCCTTTTCTTCCACGACTAGTTGCGATATCATTTCTTTTTTCCTAGTAGCACCTccattttaaatatatgatacCAATTAATTCATTTAactattcatatttttttacaaatatTTGTGCAAATAGATAAATGTAAAGtttaaatataaaaaaatttagATAGATGTAGTGGTACTCATCTTTATTTAACTAACTTATCAATAAATATTGGGGGTCAAAGTTTGAGAGAAAAATTAACTATATTATATATTTACAGGATCAACCTGAACATTTGGACTGGATTAGCTGATGTTTACAATTCGATATTTTTTCTTAACAAATTAGCGGAAGTAGTCTCATGGCCTGTACTCCCTCTAGGCATGAATTCCAAAACACATCTTTAGCCACTGATTTTTGCTGTAACACATTGCGAACGCACTATTTTTCAATTGTCTTATTTTCTGATTTCCACTGGCGCAATCATGAATGAGGAGCATTCAGTTGGAAATTAAAACACAGCGACATATATTCTTTTTTAGCAAAAAAATACAGTGACATATTAGCCTCCAAGTACATCTACGGGAAGCCAAGCCTAAGAAGGCCCTACTGCTACAGCCTCGGCCTATTATTTTGGTCGGGTAGGAACCAACACGTGGGCCGAGCCGTCTGTTTGCTTCCTTCTCCAATGCGGCCCACCCACTCTCTGGAGTGATGAATGGATGGGTTGCTCGGTCAGCGTCATCCTCTCATCGCTCGTTCCACTCAAACCTTGCATCGCATCGCATTGGATTTGGTTTGGTTTGATTTGGTTGGAGCAAGTTTGTTTTGGCGGGTAGCATTGCACTGGCAGGCGAGCACGGAAGCACACGGCCATTGCCCATcggagaagaacaagaaaatcCAAGCAACCCACCTCAACCGCCTCGTTGGCGTTAGCACGAAGGCCGGTAGCAAAAGAGGAGATGGTGCCCTGCgcacagcagctgcagctgcccaCCGCTCCTCTCCACACTCCTTGTCGCCAAGCGGGCAGGTGGGATTTTCCGCTTCCTCGcccgcgtcgccgcccccgccgtgcCATCgctgccgccatggcctccggcAGCGCCAACCCCGTCGTGGTACGTTGCCtgctccttcttttccttccgATAAGGCTCGATTCGTCTCCTCCGTCTCGGTCTCAGCCCCCCGCCCCTCCCGTTTGCAACGTGCCGCAGCTCGGGTGCGGCGGCATCGCCGTGGACTACCTGGCCACGGTGGCGTCCTTCCCCAACCCCGACGACAAGATCCGCAGCCTCGAACTCAAGGTGCAGGGGGGCGGCAACACGGGCAACGCGCTCACTGCAGCTgcgcgcctcggcctccgccccAGGATCATTTCCAAGGTCCATTCTTGATTTGCCCCTTTCCGGATACAGCTAGTCAACGCATGACCTTCCTTCTAATCcataaaataaaacaatccaTCGGGACCAGGTAGCCAACGATGCTCAAGGAAGAAACATCCTCAGCGAGCTGCGAGCTGATGGCATCGACACATCCTACATCCTAGTATAAATTACTCTGCCTTAACAACGCAATCACAGTCACCTGGTGCTGCGAAGCTCATCCTCTATAATGCGGTGCATCCTTTTTCAGGTCGCAGAGAACGGGAATTCACCATTCACCTACATCATTGTTGATGAACAGACGTGAGTTCACATGACACACTAGCTCTCTTGTGAACAAGATGCTTATTTTGTAATCAAATGGCTCTGCTGCAAGTTAGAAACCTGCAGGGTCAAGTCTCAGACAATATGAAAACCAATCATGCTGCCTCCTGATACTTGCCAACTTTTTGTGCTAATCAATGGCAACTCACAACAAGGGACATGTCCTATTATATAAAAAGTATTAAGCTATTTCTGTTTCTGAATTGTATTCAGCCATCAAGCTTTCGCCTTTCAGGAAAACTCGTACTTGTATACACACTCCTGGTTCTCCCCCCATGGTGCCAGAAGAGCTCACAAAGGCAAACTTATCTTCCGCTCTAGATGGAGCAGACATCGTCTACTTTGATGTACGGTTGCCTGACACTGCTTTGCTGGTTGCAGAAGAGGTAATATCTTCTGGTCATATTATCTCAGCCCACAAGAACGAGAAAAAAAGTACCCACTCTTTCTGTAGTTGTGATTTGAATTATGACTTCCTAAGTTCCTAGCTAGTTTTCTGCTTCTTTCTGCACTGGTACTAAGACTATCCTTTGTTTATGGATCAATCCAGTGCAGGCAAGTCAAAGAAAAATCCCTATTTTGATTGATGCCGAAAGAAAGAGGGAGGGGCTGGACGAGCTCCTTAATTTTGCATCTTATGTTGTATGCTCTGCAAAGCTTCCTCAGGTAAGTTGTTTGATTGCAGAAGAGTGTAATGTTAAGAGTATAACTGCTAAATCCTACTCAAGACCCTTCCAATTTACTGTTCTCAGGTTTTACTATAACTACATTGTTCTTGACTAACTTCTCCTTGTAGAAATGAAAAGTGCTTACATTTTCTGTGGCTTTACATCTTCTAATGGCATGGCCAGTGTCATTTCAATTGGAATCCAAAAGTATGCTGGCTTTGCTTTACTGTAATCTAGTTTAGAGTGGATTATTGTAGCTGGATATCTCAATCAAATTAAGCGATTGACAATAAATTCCCTCATGCTGCATATGCTGGTACAGTAAGTTTTTAGGCATATGTTCAGCATTTTCACTATGCTGGTATCTTGTGGGTTATATactttccatctaatctaaatTTGTAGGCCTGGACAGGAGCTTCATCAATACCGATTGCTTTAGTGTCCATGCTTTCAAGGTTACCTAACATCAAATTTGTTATTGTAACTCTTGGGGAGAAAGGTTGCTTAATGCTTGAGAGAAGCATGACAGGTCAGTTTACTGTAGGTCTGCATGTTAATGTTAACTAAGTATTTAGATAAGACATGGGTATAAGGGATTATGCATTCTACCACAAAGGatccaccttttctttttctctattttttcgaaaaaaataataaaaacaaacaCGATGCAGATGCTTCTGAGGCAGGGGAAATAGATGTGGAGGCTTTATTCGAATCACTACAGAATCAAGTCGACCAGGATTCTACTATGCCAAAATGCATTGCTTCCAAGGTATGAGACCTTACATTTAACGCAGTATGCGAATGGCTGTATTTTTCCATACATATGTATATTCCTCTACCATCCTGAGCTAGATCTGTAAATTATAATCACAGGGTAAGAGCTGCAGTACA containing:
- the LOC117861439 gene encoding uncharacterized protein isoform X2, producing MVPCAQQLQLPTAPLHTPCRQAGRWDFPLPRPRRRPRRAIAAAMASGSANPVVLGCGGIAVDYLATVASFPNPDDKIRSLELKVQGGGNTGNALTAAARLGLRPRIISKVANDAQGRNILSELRADGIDTSYILVAENGNSPFTYIIVDEQTKTRTCIHTPGSPPMVPEELTKANLSSALDGADIVYFDVRLPDTALLVAEEASQRKIPILIDAERKREGLDELLNFASYVVCSAKLPQAWTGASSIPIALVSMLSRLPNIKFVIVTLGEKGCLMLERSMTDASEAGEIDVEALFESLQNQVDQDSTMPKCIASKSNLRISADGVGSISGRLLLGTAEVIPPGELIDTTGAGDAFIGAVLYALCTGMPPERMLPFAAQVAGCGCRGLGARSSLPHRTDPRLAGY
- the LOC117861439 gene encoding uncharacterized protein isoform X1, with amino-acid sequence MVPCAQQLQLPTAPLHTPCRQAGRWDFPLPRPRRRPRRAIAAAMASGSANPVVLGCGGIAVDYLATVASFPNPDDKIRSLELKVQGGGNTGNALTAAARLGLRPRIISKVANDAQGRNILSELRADGIDTSYILVAENGNSPFTYIIVDEQTKTRTCIHTPGSPPMVPEELTKANLSSALDGADIVYFDVRLPDTALLVAEEVISSGHIISAHKNEKKMQASQRKIPILIDAERKREGLDELLNFASYVVCSAKLPQAWTGASSIPIALVSMLSRLPNIKFVIVTLGEKGCLMLERSMTDASEAGEIDVEALFESLQNQVDQDSTMPKCIASKSNLRISADGVGSISGRLLLGTAEVIPPGELIDTTGAGDAFIGAVLYALCTGMPPERMLPFAAQVAGCGCRGLGARSSLPHRTDPRLAGY